The stretch of DNA CTGGCTGAGATCGAGCGACAGATGTCCTACCTGCGCCAGAAACGCGGGCCGGGGCAGTACGCACAGCTCATCGGCGGCGAGGTTTCCCTGCTGCCGCCCGACGTGCACGCCGAGGCGCTGCAGGTGATGCGCCGCCACGGGCGCTTCCCGATGAGCTTCTCACACGGCGACTTCGACTACGACTACCTCGAGCGACTGGCCGTTGGCCGCGACGGCACCCGGCGCTTCCACATCCTGTCGTTCGCCGTGCACATCGACACGACGATGTACGGTCGCCGCGCCGCTCCCCGCCCCTCGGATGAAGGCCAGCTGCACCCGGAACGTCGCCGGGTCAAGGACATGTTCGAGCGCCTGCAACGCGAGCACGGGGTCCGCCACCACCTGGCGCACACCATGACGGTCACACCCGCCAACGTCGACGAGGTCGCCGACGTTGTCCGCGTATGTCGCGACCTTGGATATCGGATGTGCTCGTTCCAGCCCGCCGCCGAGGTCGGCGACCGGCGCCGATGGGACGGCTCCTACGCGGCGCTCACCGACGACCGCGTCTGGGCCGAGATCGAGCGCGGCGTCGGTCGGCACCTACCTCACCGTGTCCTGGAGGTCGGCGACCCGCGCTGCAACCGTGTGACCTGGGGCCTGTGGTCAGCTGGCCACTACGTGCCGGTGGCCGAGGACGACCACCCCGGCGACCTCGCGGCCCGGGACGCGTTCTTCCGTGTGCTGCCGGGCAACCTGCTGTTCGCGTCACGGCCACGGACGGTTGCGCGAGTGGCCCGTGCCATGTTCGCCCACCCCCGCGACATCCCGGTCGCACTGCGGTGGGGCGCCAGGCTCGCACGCCGACTCGGCGCACGTGGCCTCGTGTCCGGCGTTCAGCCCGCGACCTACGTCATGCACAGCTTCATGGACGCAGACGACGTCCAGGCAGCCTGGCACCTGCTCCAACGTGACCAGGTGGCCGGCGATCCGCGGATCCGTGCGACACAGGAGCGCCTGTCCGCGTGCGCCTACGGCATGGCGCATCC from Actinomycetota bacterium encodes:
- a CDS encoding radical SAM protein, which translates into the protein MRLPAALRRLAEIERGTRPTDPEVTAALAARWEQLPAAVRSPSQMLGRKFTGCEATHGVFPACNFGCRPCYLPSNSNRVPLDPDHALAEIERQMSYLRQKRGPGQYAQLIGGEVSLLPPDVHAEALQVMRRHGRFPMSFSHGDFDYDYLERLAVGRDGTRRFHILSFAVHIDTTMYGRRAAPRPSDEGQLHPERRRVKDMFERLQREHGVRHHLAHTMTVTPANVDEVADVVRVCRDLGYRMCSFQPAAEVGDRRRWDGSYAALTDDRVWAEIERGVGRHLPHRVLEVGDPRCNRVTWGLWSAGHYVPVAEDDHPGDLAARDAFFRVLPGNLLFASRPRTVARVARAMFAHPRDIPVALRWGARLARRLGARGLVSGVQPATYVMHSFMDADDVQAAWHLLQRDQVAGDPRIRATQERLSACAYGMAHPDRDEVVPACVQHSVLDEVENAHLLRRLPLLT